From the genome of Candidozyma auris chromosome 2, complete sequence, one region includes:
- the APT1 gene encoding adenine phosphoribosyltransferase — MSEIESIASELKQSLKQFADFPQKGILFEDFLPIFAEPALFRKLIRAFKIHIGETKVDFVVGLESRGFLFGPSLALELDAGFVPVRKPGKLPGPTFRAEFQKEYGKDAFEMQQDVLPEGAKVIVVDDILATGGSACAAGELVAKAGAEVIEYLFVMELDFLKGKENLSSPSFTLLSGQESKLQ, encoded by the coding sequence ATGTCCGAGATAGAGAGTATCGCTAGCGAATTAAAACAGTCTCTCAAACAGTTTGCTGATTTTCCACAAAAAGGGATTTTATTTGAGGATTTTTTGCCTATTTTCGCTGAACCTGCTTTATTCAGAAAATTGATTCGTGCCTTCAAAATACACATCGGGGAAACTAAAGTCGATTTTGTTGTGGGATTGGAGAGTCGTGGCTTTCTATTTGGCCCGTCCTTAGCTTTGGAGCTTGACGCTGGGTTTGTTCCAGTGCGTAAACCAGGAAAGTTGCCTGGCCCTACATTTAGAGcagaattccaaaaagaGTATGGAAAAGACGCTTTTGAGATGCAACAAGATGTTCTTCCTGAAGGCGCAAAAGTGATTGTAGTAGATGACATATTAGCAACTGGTGGAAGTGCTTGTGCCGCTGGCGAGTTAGTTGCTAAAGCTGGAGCGGAAGTTATAGAATATCTTTTTGTTATGGAACTCGACTTTTTGAAGGGCAAGGAGAACTTAAGCAGCCCTTCCTTCACTTTGCTCTCCGGCCAAGAAAGTAAACTTCAGTGA
- the SRB9 gene encoding Srb9p, which translates to MFGNYLVCKSSDEIRQYSIVQIDPVVLENGDMLVSLSQMNRIALWGTDIVNTNMISSDITNTFVIYVIPSGLRCHFFSVHDFSQTFTVTPPKSSGNLLRLLKLSTGIDLSERTEILWVKLIPNLQHLNNQTSDISSFIHEVDNKKFILWPWELCLLQFGYEDSRLEEKQQGPSSTDPLQLIHRFIDSLAFEKEEFTSRNGPPFTNSNANAHSTSNMFNYNVPSSISTGRSSGQGTMPEFLQIKSDTPAASVSESNGRQNVSQLEESQQGDTEERSRMQPDTAKSGVKADDDKFHDSKTTETKGEAHMDDINDDEDLFGESSGSEDVDSSTISKTDKDRADRASSNVNATYSKEHSSVKQMAPSTAENTSSCADEEHINETSMSPTTFVNIPKDQMISDIESIPSSYKDPGAPLSIVPTPIIPQHSNLGVGPNDYSNLSKLSSLPHRARLRLERAREPLNNPERQGYVFSPLRFNPVIKSSIDTKYGKGGKFYVSQNANQDYEQKVRRPRETSVSHGSPIQLANDENILGDMPFFNSGRDPGHEASFVKPQPSESHESTETQHHDDARETDNDDEEESDFDEDYDDHELKTSPLQLNISNQDPQIGLSSTYDALDTQNSNHPTLFPHTSMLSPSNEESKNKLSTFESPPPPNSLGNIQGSVMSPVFASQFGNKDDSTVPGSDMKDGEASLAPTSSMSPLNSSSNAMGESSNCLPLILRSINVLTIPPEFIVERKRERWDDVTMSSGFDITVMEDMEDINDGRFGHLSVKSKNIEEYLKWVTNNVVFDFGGFEARNSSKIKLPSESIVHDDTPESEPSELVIDTFKNIFPLSFRMGLDEFRFGHNFSTSAENHEDPTKKNEMDLLERMNDNVELAGSVSQDMRQLSWDSIYHDVGENKKNALQSMVLLDEARQKWETHKGEDDAFTSLHDVKVKVIKNASDEINLDFLGLRFWHYLKFKPIHKPRNFQVLLISESSSAGNDRTTLDGGNLSFLSLLRNNYKDNHFGDIKRLSLQVPDDRQDLEGLTNGIISAENVLNDATYGKYYGMINRTLKSLAELIKLDLINKINRFDFDRPLLLLFISFDRSLSSLSSISKLCRNFKTALSNQHLSLVDLFCHIIPGDLIMKQCGQERRLRYLSNTQMTNISMLLYNKCPSQKISTSLSKKLEVTELYTRLVKESPVALNSKIYNRSMNADGGVALLDDLFLHVAYERSIDRRWVSAAWSDPHGAVIRTKSWLCSTKKPSSSASHDIGAIIGEIWDVSSSLFKILNDDDSRRACTTGGKRYLVLTRINSILPDDELVFWKRLTTKYKEMSLIVLSANRMPKASFNLEDSCSQPTASCGQSPKSMPANQKGKLYGLPSSHGSELLGTFGESGVPYTSSPANADMNSTSPINSGGITVQSPNQFMNLSANFLSPQDCGPSGQLPESTTNDEANLVLQDESLEIMGFIPQTSLPSTNSPTRLAMRNGYLIKTQERSDAPKVPKILVFEVSLLSCSNHWNVNNLMKILLNQLKKLIYLNQVVGVCDIGDNFVSGNFSRGTHKKTIRSIIPWHINAVGKCLDYLVHIRVDEDPLA; encoded by the coding sequence ATGTTCGGCAATTACTTGGTTTGCAAATCAAGCGATGAAATCAGGCAATACAGTATAGTTCAGATTGATCCTGTGGTTTTAGAAAATGGTGATATGTTGGTATCTCTTTCGCAAATGAATCGAATAGCTCTTTGGGGAACAGATATCGTCAACACGAACATGATCTCGAGTGACATTACGAACACCTTTGTCATATACGTCATTCCTTCTGGCTTGCGATGTCATTTCTTTAGTGTTCATGATTTCAGTCAAACCTTCACGGTCACTCCCCCGAAATCGAGCGGTAATTTATTGCGgctcttgaaattgagcaCGGGTATTGACCTTTCGGAGAGGACAGAAATTCTCTGGGTAAAGCTCattccaaatcttcaacacttAAACAATCAAACATCAGACATCTCGCTGTTCATTCATGAGGTGGACAATAAAAAATTCATTTTATGGCCTTGGGAACTTTGCCTTTTGCAGTTTGGATATGAGGATTCTCGCCTCGAAGAAAAACAACAGggtccttcttcaacagatCCTCTTCAACTCATTCATAGATTCATTGACTCATTAGCATTTGAGAAAGAGGAGTTTACATCGAGAAACGGCCCTCCATTCACTAATTCGAATGCGAATGCGCATCTGACTAGTAATATGTTCAACTACAATGTGCCTAGCTCGATTTCAACCGGTAGAAGCTCTGGTCAAGGTACAATGCCGGAATTTTTGCAGATCAAATCTGATACACCGGCAGCACTGGTGTCTGAAAGTAATGGCAGACAAAATGTTAGTCAACTTGAGGAACTGCAGCAAGGGGATACTGAGGAAAGGAGCAGAATGCAACCTGATACGGCGAAGAGTGGAGTAAAAGCAGATGACGACAAATTTCATGACTCGAAAACAACAGAGACAAAAGGCGAAGCCCATATGGATGACAttaatgatgatgaggatcTCTTTGGGGAGAGCTCCGGCTCGGAAGATGTAGATTCATCAACGATAAGTAAGACTGATAAAGATCGTGCCGATAGAGCTTCATCGAACGTCAATGCCACTTATTCAAAGGAACATTCATCTGTCAAACAAATGGCGCCTTCTACTGCCGAAAATACTTCTAGTTGTGCGGATGAAGAGCATATAAATGAAACTTCGATGAGTCCGACGACATTCGTGAATATTCCCAAGGACCAGATGATTTCTGATATCGAATCTATACCCTCTTCTTACAAAGATCCTGGTGCTCCGTTGTCAATCGTTCCAACTCCGATTATTCCGCAACACTCGAATTTGGGTGTCGGTCCTAACGATTATTCGAATCTTTCGAAGCTATCATCTCTTCCACATCGTGCTCGTTTGAGATTGGAGCGGGCAAGAGAGCCGCTCAACAATCCTGAACGGCAAGGTTATGTCTTCTCTCCTCTTCGTTTTAACCCTGTTATCAAAAGCAGTATAGACACGAAGTATGGGAAAGGAGGTAAGTTTTATGTCTCGCAAAATGCTAATCAAGACTACGAACAAAAAGTAAGGCGGCCAAGAGAGACAAGTGTGAGTCATGGGTCACCGATACAACTTGCTAATGATGAGAACATACTTGGAGATATGCCCTTTTTTAACAGTGGTCGAGATCCGGGCCATGAAGCTTCATTTGTAAAGCCTCAACCATCGGAGCTGCATGAGTCTACCGAAACGCAACATCACGATGATGCTAGAGAAACTGAcaatgatgacgaagaagaaagtgattttgatgaagactATGATGATCATGAATTGAAAACGTCACCTTTGCAACTTAATATATCAAATCAAGACCCTCAAATCGGTCTTTCTTCTACCTACGATGCCCTTGATACCCAGAACCTGAACCATCCGACATTATTTCCTCACACAAGCATGTTGTCGCCCAGCAATGAGGAGTCAAAAAATAAACTATCTACCTTCGAGTCCCCTCCTCCCCCAAATTCGTTAGGAAACATACAGGGTCTGGTAATGCTGCCAGTATTCGCATCTCAGTTTGGTAATAAAGATGATTCGACGGTACCTGGTAGTGATATGAAAGATGGCGAGGCGTCACTTGCGCCCACCTCCAGCATGAGCCCCTTAAATTCCTCTTCCAATGCCATGGGAGAGTCTTCCAATTGCCTTCCACTAATTCTTCGGAGTATCAATGTGCTAACAATACCTCCAGAGTTTATTGTTGAAAGGAAGAGGGAGAGATGGGACGACGTCACAATGCTGTCGGGGTTTGACATAACAGTAATGGAGGATATGGAGGACATTAATGATGGTAGATTCGGGCATCTTTCGGTGAAGAGCAAAAACATCGAAGAATACCTAAAATGGGTTACAAATAATGTCGTATTTGACTTTGGCGGTTTTGAAGCTCGAAACCTGTCGAAGATCAAACTTCCTTCTGAAAGTATTGTACATGATGACACTCCTGAGTCTGAGCCGTCCGAACTAGTTATCGACACTTTCAAGAACATTTTTCCTTTGAGCTTTCGAATGGGTCTCGATGAATTTAGATTTGGGCACAACTTCTCAACCTCTGCAGAAAATCACGAAGATcccacaaagaagaatgagATGGACTTGCTTGAGAGAATGAACGACAATGTCGAGTTAGCGGGTAGTGTTTCACAAGATATGCGACAGTTATCCTGGGACTCAATTTATCATGATGTTGGCGAAAATAAGAAAAATGCACTTCAAAGCATGGTGCTCCTAGACGAAGCAAGACAGAAGTGGGAGACTCATAAAGGAGAGGACGATGCTTTCACGTCTTTGCATGATGTGAAAGTCAAGGTTATAAAGAATGCCTCAGATGAAATTAACCTCGATTTTCTTGGGTTGAGGTTCTGGCATTATTTGAAATTTAAACCCATTCACAAGCCAAGAAACTTTCAGGTATTGCTAATATCAGAGAGCCTGAGCGCGGGAAATGACCGAACTACTCTTGATGGCGGTAATCTCTCATTTTTGAGCCTTTTAAGAAACAATTATAAGGACAACCATTTTGGTGatatcaagagattgtcTCTACAGGTCCCAGATGACAGACAAGACTTGGAAGGGCTAACCAATGGCATTATTCTGGCTGAGAATGTATTGAATGATGCCACATATGGAAAATACTACGGTATGATAAACAGAACCTTGAAGTCGTTGGCGGAATTGATTAAgcttgatctcatcaatAAAATCAACAGATTCGATTTTGATCGCCCTTTGTTACTCCTATTCATAAGCTTTGATCGAAGCCTAAGCTCGTTATCGCTGATATCTAAGCTTTGCAGGAACTTTAAAACAGCGCTCAGCAATCAacatctttctttggttgaTTTGTTCTGCCACATTATACCCGGTGATTTAATTATGAAACAGTGCGGCCAAGAACGAAGATTGCGATACCTCTCGAACACACAGATGACGAATATCTCAATGCTATTGTATAATAAGTGTCCGAGTCAAAAAATCAGTACTTCACTCAGTAAAAAACTCGAAGTTACAGAGCTCTACACAAGATTAGTTAAAGAGAGCCCTGTAGCGTTGAATTCAAAGATCTATAACCGCTCCATGAATGCAGATGGCGGAGTCGCGttacttgatgatttgtTCTTACATGTTGCCTACGAGCGTTCCATTGATCGCAGGTGGGTATCAGCGGCATGGTCAGATCCACACGGAGCTGTTATCCGTACGAAGTCGTGgctttgctcaacaaaaaaaccttcttcatcagcttCACACGACATCGGAGCCATTATTGGAGAAATCTGGGATGTCTCCAGCTCGCTCTTCAAAATTCTCAACGACGATGATTCCCGCAGAGCATGTACGACGGGAGGCAAAAGATACTTGGTATTAACTAGGATAAACAGCATTTTACCAGACGATGAGCTAgtcttttggaaaagatTGACGACTAAGTATAAGGAAATGTCTTTGATTGTACTCTCTGCCAATCGAATGCCTAAAGCAAGTTTCAATTTAGAAGATTCGTGCTCACAACCAACTGCTTCATGCGGTCAGTCGCCAAAAAGTATGCCTGCTAATCAGAAAGGTAAGCTTTATGGCCTTCCTTCGCTGCATGGGTCAGAATTACTTGGAACATTTGGTGAGTCGGGTGTGCCATACACTTCTTCACCAGCCAACGCTGATATGAATTCGACTTCACCTATCAATTCAGGCGGCATCACCGTGCAATCCCCAAATCAGTTCATGAATTTGTCAGCCAATTTTTTGAGCCCCCAAGATTGTGGTCCCTCGGGGCAATTACCGGAAAGTACCACAAACGATGAAGCAAATTTGGTCCTTCAAGACGAGAGCCTTGAAATCATGGGCTTCATACCGCAGACATCCCTCCCCTCTACGAACTCGCCAACAAGACTTGCTATGAGGAATGGGTACTTGATCAAAACGCAAGAAAGATCCGACGCACCCAAAGTACCGAAAATTCTTGTATTTGAGGTGTCACTTCTTAGCTGTTCAAATCATTGGAACGTAAACAATCTTATGAAAATCCTACTTAACCAGctaaaaaagctcatcTATCTCAATCAAGTTGTCGGCGTATGTGACATTGGAGACAATTTTGTTTCCGGGAATTTTTCTAGAGGTACGCATAAGAAAACAATTCGATCCATAATCCCCTGGCATATTAATGCTGTTGGGAAATGCTTGGACTACTTAGTCCACATACGTGTTGATGAAGACCCCCTAGCCTAA
- a CDS encoding dynein light chain, with protein MEKLSSTEFTPILKASDLADEIQTKVFELSIDATRTYKVEKDIATYLKKELDLLYGASWHVIVGRSFGSNVTHEQGYFAYYYIGDLAFLVFKN; from the exons atggagaagctcTCTTCTACCGAGTTTACAC CTATATTGAAGGCATCTGACCTTGCAGATGAAATCCAAACAAAAGTGTTCGAGTTATCCATAGATGCTACAAGGACTTACAAGGTCGAGAAAGACATTGCAACATatttaaaaaaagaacttGATTTGCTTTACGGGGCATCTTGGCATGTCATAGTTGGAAGATCATTTGGTTCAAATGTCACACACGAGCAAGGGTATTTCGCTTACTACTATATCGGAGATCTAGCGTTTCTTGTATTCAAGAACTAA